DNA from Pelobacter propionicus DSM 2379:
CGGCGAGGACCTCTCCCTGAGCGGCCACGTGCGCATCCAGGTAGAGGACGGCTACTGGACCAGGAGCGATGCCGCCGTGGTATTCCGTCTGGTGGAGCGCGACAGCGGGCGCACCCGCTACATTTACCATGGCAACGACGGCACCAGCTTTCCCTGGAACGACACGGCCCAGCTCAACTACCTGCTCCCCGATGTGCGCGAGGCGGTCATCCAGACCATCCTGCATGTGGCGCGCAACTTCCCGATCATCCGTTTCGACGCCGCCATGACCCTGGCCAAGAAGCACTTCCAGAGGCTCTGGTTTCCCATCCGCGGCCTGGGGGGTGGCATCCCCTCGCGGGCCGAGCATGGCATGAGCCGCGAGGAGTTCGATGCCGTTTTTCCGGTGGAGTTCTGGAGGGAGGTTGTGGACCGCGTGGCCGCCGAGGCTCCCGGCACGCTGCTCCTGGCCGAGGCCTTCTGGATGATGGAGGGGTATTTCGTGCGTACCCTGGGTATGCACCGGGTCTACAACAGCGCCTTCATGAACATGCTGAAGAAGGAGGAAAACGCCAAGTACCGCCAGACCATCAGGAATGTGCTGGAGTTCAACCCCGAGGTGCTGAAGCGCTTCGTCAACTTCATGAACAATCCGGACGAAAAGACCGCCGTGGAGCAGTTCGGCAGCCAGGGTAAGTACTTCGGCGCCTGCGTCCTGATGGTGACCATGCCGGGGCTGCCCATGTTCGGCCATGGCCAGATCGAGGGCTTCCACGAAAAGTACGGCATGGAGTACAAGCGCGCCTACTGGGACGAAACGGTTGACCAGGGGCTGCTGCAGGGACACCGCATGTGGATCTTTCCGCTGCTGCATCGTCGCGCCCTCTTCTCCGGATCGAAGAATTTCGTGCTCTACGATTTTCACGGCACGGCCGGGGTCGACGAGAACGTGTTTGCCTATTCCAACCGCTGCGGAGAGCAGCGCGCCCTGGTGCTGTACCACAACCGCCATGCCTCCACTTCCGGCTGGATCAGGGAGTCGGTCCCTTTCAATGTCACCGAGGGGGGGGGCGAGCCTGAACTGCGCCGCACGACCCTGGCCGAGGCTCTGGATCTGGATGCCGGCGACGGAATCTACTACGCCTTCCGCGATCTGGCCGACGGCCGCCATTTTCTGCGCAGCGGGCGGGAACTGGCCCTCCGTGGGCTCTACGCCGAGTTGGGCGAGTACGAGTTCCATCTGTTCCTGGATTTTCGTCGCATCTGCGACGACCCTGAGCGCTCCTGGGAGGGGTTGCACCAGGCCTTGAATGGTCGGGGGGTGGATAATCTGGACGTTGAACGGTTGCAGGTGCGCTTTGCCGCCCTGAACGCCTCCTTTGCCGGGCTCCTGAAGGAACCGCTGCCATTGGGCGAGCCAGCAGCGGGGGATGCCACGCAAGCGCCGGCCGGGAATCTGAGCGCCTCCCTTGATGGCTTCCTCACCGCTCTGGCCGAAGAACTGAAGGCTTGCGGACAGGCACCCCGGGTAACGTCGGCAGAGCTTACGGCTGAACTCTCCCTGCTGTCCGATCTTTTGGCACAGAAGACCGCATCCCGTGGCGCCCGTCAGTTCCTCTCAGTCATGGCCGATCGCCTCGCTTCCATTGCCGGCGCCAGGCTGCTGCTGACCTGGATGCTCCTGCAGGGGCTGCCCGCTGCCACCCTGGATCGCTTTGGCCTGGACCATGGCTTGGCCACGCAACTCCCTCCCGGTGGGGGGGGAGACGTAGGCGCCGGGGACGAGCTCCAGCTGCTGCGGGCTTTACTGGAACATGGCGGCCGTGGCTGGCTGGGACGGGCACCTGCTGTGGAGCGGCTGTTCGCCATTCCCGCCTGTCGACGCTATCTGCTGGTTCATGAGAGCGACGGCGTGGTCTGGTTCAACAAGGAACGCTTCGAGGAGCTGGTCGCATGGCTCTTCATCTGTGGGCTGTGCGCTGCGCTGTCCCGTCGGCCGGTCAATCGGACCCTGGCCACCTGGTTGGGCGCTGCCGGTCGCGAGCTGAACCGCCTGTCGGAGCTGGCGGCCCACACCGGCTATCGCGCCAGCCTGTTCATGGGGGCCTGTGGAAGTACGGCTACAACGGCTCGCAAGCGACAGGGGCAGACACAGGGTCGGCCGCACACGCCGGAAAAGAGGTAGCCGCCGAGGCGGGTCATCCAAGGCGTAAAAAAATCCCCCCGGAACACTATTCCGGGGGGATTTTTTACATGATGCGTCGGTTGGATGATGCGCGCTCAGGTCGCCTACAGGAAGGGGTTGCGCAGGATGATGGTCTGGTCGCGGCGGGCGCCCACGGAGACCAGCACGATGGGGCAGCCAGCCAGTTCCTCCAGGCGCTTGACATAAGCGCGGGCGCTGTCCGGCAGTTCCTCGAAGCTCTTTGCTCCGGAGATATCCGCGTTCCACCCCGGCAGCTCCTCATACACCGGCTGACAGTTCTCGAAGGCCTCCGGTGCGGAAGGGAGGGTCTCCAGCGCCTTTCCGTCCAGGGTATAGCCGGTGCAGATCTTGATGCTGTCGAAGCCGGAGAGCACGTCCAGCTTGGTCAGGGCGATGCCGGTAAGGCCGTTGGTGCGCACCGCGTAACGGATCACCATGGCGTCGAACCAGCCGCAGCGCCGGGGACGGCCGGTGGTGGAGCCGAATTCCCCCCCCGCGTCACGCAGCCGGTCGCCGTCCGCGTCGAACAGCTCAGTGGGGAAGGGGCCGCTGCCAACCCTGGTGACATAGGCCTTGGAGATGCCGATGATCTCGTGAATGTGGCGCGGCCCGACGCCGGAGCCGGTGCAGACGCCGCCAGCGCAGGTGGAAGATGAAGTCACGAAGGGATAGGTGCCGAAGTCCACATCCAAAAGCGTTCCCTGGGCCCCCTCGAAGAGGATCTTCTTGCCGGCCTGGAGGTCGTTGTTGATGATCAGCGCGGTGTCGGCCATGTAGGCGCGCAGCACCTCGGCGTAGCCGCTGTACTCTTCCAGGATCTGGTCGTAGTCGCAGGGCGCCTCTCCCAGCATCTTTTCCAGCAGGAAGTTCTTCTCCACCAGGAATTCCTTCAAGCGGCGGGCAAAGACATCTCTGTTGAGCAGGTCCATCAGGCGGATGCCGCGGCGGCCGATCTTGTCCTCGTAGCAGGGGCCGATGCCGCGTCCGGTGGTGCCGATCTTGCGGTCACCGCTTCTGGCTTCGCGGGCGATATCGATGCGCTTGTGATAGGGCATGATGATGTGCAACGATTCCGACAGGAGCAGGCAGGAGTCGTCGGTGAGGCGGCCCGATTCCTTGAGCTTGACGATCTCCTTGATGAATACTTCCGGGTCCAGCACGACTCCGTTGCCGATGATGCAGCGCTTGCCTTCGTGAAGAATGCCCGAGGGGATCAGATGCAGAACGACCTTTTCATTGCCGACCACCAGCGTGTGACCGGCATTGTTGCCGCCCTGAAAACGAACGATATCATCGGCATATTCGGTGTAGATGTCGACGACCTTCCCTTTTCCCTCATCGCCCCACTGGGCGCCCACAATCGCAACGTTTGCCATTTTGCCTATTCTCCCTGGTTTTCTTCAATATATTCCATCAGTCCGTCACGGCACAGCATGTCACTGGCCAGGCGCACCGTCTTGCCGTCACGGGTGCGAATCGCGCGCACGACACCCTTGTCCGATTCGTCTCCCATGACCAGCATGCAGCGGATGTTCATCCTGCGCGCATACTCCAGCGAAGGTTGGACGTCGCGCCGAATGATGTCGCGGGCGGTGGAGTATCCCCGTGAGCGCAGCAGGCGAGCGGTTTCCAGAGCCTGGCGCCGGTCGCTGCCACGGTTGAACAGCAGGAAATCGCGGGCCGTGCTGGCCTCCAGTTCCGGACGCCGCTCCAGGGCCTGGAGCAGGCTGAGCACATCGAAGGTGAAGCCGGTGGCCGGTGTTTCGAATCCGTAGCGACCCGCCAGGCTGTCGTAGCGCCCGCCGCCGCAGACCGGCACGCCCAGGCCGGTAACGAAGCCCTCGAAGGTGATGCCGGTGTGGTAGTCCAGACCGCGGGTTTCGCCCAGATCGATGGTCAGATAGTCGCTCACGCCGTGGATGTCCAGGATGTCCAGCACCTGGCGCAGGTTGTCCAGCGCGGCGCGGGAGCGGCTGTTGCATGCTACCCGGTCGGCGGCCTCAACGACCTCCCGTCCGCCGAACAGGCGCGGCAGGGAAGCGATCTCGCGGCGTGATTCCTCGGAGAGCGGGCTTTCGGCGCAGATGCGCGCCACTGCCGAGGCGTCCTTGCGCGCCACCGCCTCCAGCAGATCCCGCAGCGGTTGCCCGCTGAGTCCTGAAGATTCCACGATGCCGCGGAAGAATTCAACCTGACCCAGGTCGATCTTGAAGTCGCTGAAGCCCAGCCCCTGCAGCGCTTCCACCGCCATGGCCACCATTTCGGCGTCCGCCTCGGGGGAGTCCAGGCCGATCAGTTCCACGCCGGACTGGAAAATCTCGCGGCTGCGTCCTGTCTGGCTCTCGGTCTGGCGCAACACCCGGCCGCTGTAGCTGATGCGGTGTGGAAGGGGGCTGGCGGCGAGGCGCGTGGCCACGATACGGGCGATCTGCGGGGTGATGTCCGGAGGAAAGGCCAACAGTCTGCCGGTCTGGCGGTCGTCAAAGCGGTAGGTCTTGTTTTTGAGGCCGTCACCCAGGCCGAGAGCCATTACGTCCTCGTATTCCAGTTTGGGCGTGATGACTCTGCGGAAGCCCCACAGTTCGAACACGCGGCGGATTCTGTCCTCGATGTAGCCGATTTTGGCGGCGGCATCGGGGAGAAAGTCGCTCACCCCGAAGGGAAGCGATATGTCGGGAAGTCTGTTGTTCATAGGGTTGGAATCTCGGAATGTGAGCAACTCACGAATCAGCCCCCGCTTGGGGGGCTGAGGGGAAGCGGTTATTCAACCTTCTTGATGGCCAGTGAAGCGGTGCCCCGTGTGGTCAGGCCGGGTCTCTGTACTGTCTGCAGAAGCAGCAGTTCGCTGCTGGCCTCGTCGAAATAGAAGTCCGGCATGTAGTTCTGGGTGTCGCGGGTGTGCCAGAGCTCGTCCAGGTTGGAGCCGTTCCAGATGAAGCAGTAGACGGCGCCCTTCTTGTAGGAGCGGGCGTTGCCCAGCACCCAGAAGCCGTCGTTCTTGCCCACCAGCACTTCGTTGCGCGAGGTTACCTGGATGCGCTGGTTCATGAAAAACCAGCGGTACTTGTCGTTGGTAATGCGGAAGTTCTCCGAGTTGTCCTTCTGGTAGTAGAGCTCGGAGCCGCCGAACTTGTCGTTGCTGCGCCAGAGTTCCTTCTGCTCCTGGTCGAAGACCACCAGGTAGCCGTCGGGGTGCAGCACCACGGTGTACAGGACACCCTGCTGGTCCTTGAACTGGTTGAAGGTGAAGATGTTGCCGAAGCGGGGCATCACGATCTCGTTGGACAGGGTTACCTTCGACCCCGTGCGGGTAAGCTCGGATACATTGCCGTAGAATTCCGTTTCGCGCCCCATGGACTGGGCATAGACCTTTTTGGGGCCGCCTGCCAGGCCGATGACGCGCAGGTAGTAGGGTAGATCCTTGGCCACGCACTCCATCCTGTTGTCCCCCACCTGCCAGATCTGGGAGGACGGCTCTTCGCCATGCATGATGGTCAGGTATACTTCGGTCTTGCCGTCGCTGCCCTGGATGGTGTCCAGGCCGATGATCTTGTCCGTGGTGCCGAATTCGGTGGCAAAGCGCAGGCTCATGTTTTCCGCCTGATGGTAGTAGGAGAGGCGGCGGTCCTCAGCCAGAAACACTTCCCTGCTGCCGTCGGGAAGCGTCTTGCCCATTGCCAGCAGGTTGGCTGCTCCGGGAAGGCGCTTGCTCTGCCAGCCGCCAACATAGTTGCGCTCCAGGTCACGCGGCCTGATGATCTCCTGGCTCTGGTCCGGGCGCACCAGGGCGCTCTGGACGCTGTTGCCCTGGGTTACTTTGTTCGGGCGCACAACGGTGGAGGTGGCGGCATAGCTGGGTGCGCCGGAGGCTATCTGGCCGCTGGCGTACAGCTTGGAGAGGTCAGCGCTCAGCTTGTCGGCCAGCTTGCCCATTGCCGGGATCAGTTCGTCCTGGCTCTCTCCCTGTACAAAGGCGCGGGTCAGGGTCTTGCCGTTGGCGCTTTTGGCCATGGCATCCACGCTGAATACCTTACCGATTACCACGTAGGTCCCGGTCAGCACGGC
Protein-coding regions in this window:
- a CDS encoding alpha-amylase family glycosyl hydrolase is translated as MNVSSDFAAYFPHDIQISRHSWLSHDLGALSRHISERGIPAIIFHRQLALRLNRRHSHGSLPVHAGQLNLFAALQTIFRYLIDVTAEQESPRVLENALRQVGVEPAGEAVQCAAATFVELFPPSDVLAGASSVDAWLNPATGRGGRRRTVLRELLLLRLAAENPALDSFREILDDAPLVAALGNYPHLVTAMTTALSRGPRLSGFDLTLPEILFAPIKASPGSLAGQVEYIREQWGVFLPQELLEMLTGAWDVLREEERQRGWGGGEPGPSRVLEFGQRANPAPGGFGPGGDSVLAGYDYPEYERFSRDEDWMSNVVMIAKMVYVWLEQLGRQYGHPITTLDQVPDRELDRLAGAGFSALWLIGVWERSPASQRIKQICGNQEAIASAYSLYDYEISADLGGWEALANLRQRALARGIRLASDMVPNHTGIYSRWVLEHPDWFIQSDYPPFPGYCFNGEDLSLSGHVRIQVEDGYWTRSDAAVVFRLVERDSGRTRYIYHGNDGTSFPWNDTAQLNYLLPDVREAVIQTILHVARNFPIIRFDAAMTLAKKHFQRLWFPIRGLGGGIPSRAEHGMSREEFDAVFPVEFWREVVDRVAAEAPGTLLLAEAFWMMEGYFVRTLGMHRVYNSAFMNMLKKEENAKYRQTIRNVLEFNPEVLKRFVNFMNNPDEKTAVEQFGSQGKYFGACVLMVTMPGLPMFGHGQIEGFHEKYGMEYKRAYWDETVDQGLLQGHRMWIFPLLHRRALFSGSKNFVLYDFHGTAGVDENVFAYSNRCGEQRALVLYHNRHASTSGWIRESVPFNVTEGGGEPELRRTTLAEALDLDAGDGIYYAFRDLADGRHFLRSGRELALRGLYAELGEYEFHLFLDFRRICDDPERSWEGLHQALNGRGVDNLDVERLQVRFAALNASFAGLLKEPLPLGEPAAGDATQAPAGNLSASLDGFLTALAEELKACGQAPRVTSAELTAELSLLSDLLAQKTASRGARQFLSVMADRLASIAGARLLLTWMLLQGLPAATLDRFGLDHGLATQLPPGGGGDVGAGDELQLLRALLEHGGRGWLGRAPAVERLFAIPACRRYLLVHESDGVVWFNKERFEELVAWLFICGLCAALSRRPVNRTLATWLGAAGRELNRLSELAAHTGYRASLFMGACGSTATTARKRQGQTQGRPHTPEKR
- a CDS encoding adenylosuccinate synthase, with translation MANVAIVGAQWGDEGKGKVVDIYTEYADDIVRFQGGNNAGHTLVVGNEKVVLHLIPSGILHEGKRCIIGNGVVLDPEVFIKEIVKLKESGRLTDDSCLLLSESLHIIMPYHKRIDIAREARSGDRKIGTTGRGIGPCYEDKIGRRGIRLMDLLNRDVFARRLKEFLVEKNFLLEKMLGEAPCDYDQILEEYSGYAEVLRAYMADTALIINNDLQAGKKILFEGAQGTLLDVDFGTYPFVTSSSTCAGGVCTGSGVGPRHIHEIIGISKAYVTRVGSGPFPTELFDADGDRLRDAGGEFGSTTGRPRRCGWFDAMVIRYAVRTNGLTGIALTKLDVLSGFDSIKICTGYTLDGKALETLPSAPEAFENCQPVYEELPGWNADISGAKSFEELPDSARAYVKRLEELAGCPIVLVSVGARRDQTIILRNPFL
- a CDS encoding ATP phosphoribosyltransferase regulatory subunit, giving the protein MNNRLPDISLPFGVSDFLPDAAAKIGYIEDRIRRVFELWGFRRVITPKLEYEDVMALGLGDGLKNKTYRFDDRQTGRLLAFPPDITPQIARIVATRLAASPLPHRISYSGRVLRQTESQTGRSREIFQSGVELIGLDSPEADAEMVAMAVEALQGLGFSDFKIDLGQVEFFRGIVESSGLSGQPLRDLLEAVARKDASAVARICAESPLSEESRREIASLPRLFGGREVVEAADRVACNSRSRAALDNLRQVLDILDIHGVSDYLTIDLGETRGLDYHTGITFEGFVTGLGVPVCGGGRYDSLAGRYGFETPATGFTFDVLSLLQALERRPELEASTARDFLLFNRGSDRRQALETARLLRSRGYSTARDIIRRDVQPSLEYARRMNIRCMLVMGDESDKGVVRAIRTRDGKTVRLASDMLCRDGLMEYIEENQGE